From one Chryseobacterium sp. 3008163 genomic stretch:
- the rho gene encoding transcription termination factor Rho, giving the protein MFNIETLRSKSVTELTKILKDLGVKVARNSTDNDKIFAVLDFQASNPKVTKDYFNTTESSTETEEKPAAAEKVVKAAPKKAAPKKPARPKVATETPTEAELAKTEEVTEEKEVIAEVIVKEPAKGAVEERPANNASKQKRKRVAPTNTSEEQTQEKEETPINTDSQVAVATPAQAQAREERPKRPQQQQQQGQNPNQKGPNHPQQNGGNPQNRNQNNNQNQNSNPNNPNQNQNPNQNQNRNSEREETESRKEFNFDGMVSIEGVLEILPDNYGFLRSSDFSYISSPDDVYVSTAQIRNFGLKTGDTVRGIVRLPKEGEKYFSLLKPIEVNGRDLAFIKDRVAFEYLTPLFPEEKFNLSGDNSTMSTRIVDLFAPIGKGQRAMIVAQPKTGKTMLLKDIANSIAANHPEVYMMVLLIDERPEEVTDMERSVNAEVIASTFDEAADKHVKVANLVLAKAQRMVECGHDVVILLDSITRLARAYNTVTPASGKVLSGGVDANALHKPKRFFGAARKIENGGSLTIIATALIDTGSKMDEVIFEEFKGTGNMELQLDRKIANRRIYPAIDLVSSSTRRDDLLLDEVTSQRMWIFRKYLSEMNPIEAMEFVNKNIRGTLNNEEFLMSMNR; this is encoded by the coding sequence ATGTTTAACATAGAAACGTTAAGGTCAAAATCCGTAACGGAATTGACTAAAATCCTAAAAGATTTGGGCGTTAAGGTTGCAAGAAACAGCACAGATAATGATAAAATCTTCGCAGTTCTTGATTTTCAGGCTTCCAACCCTAAAGTTACAAAAGATTACTTCAATACTACAGAAAGCAGCACTGAAACTGAAGAAAAACCTGCTGCAGCAGAAAAAGTGGTGAAAGCTGCTCCTAAAAAAGCAGCACCCAAAAAACCGGCAAGACCAAAAGTTGCCACAGAAACTCCCACAGAAGCTGAACTTGCCAAAACCGAGGAAGTAACAGAAGAGAAAGAAGTTATTGCAGAGGTAATCGTAAAAGAACCCGCAAAAGGTGCTGTAGAAGAAAGACCTGCAAACAATGCTTCAAAACAGAAAAGAAAAAGAGTAGCTCCTACCAATACTTCTGAAGAACAAACTCAGGAAAAAGAGGAAACTCCGATAAATACAGATTCTCAAGTAGCTGTAGCAACTCCTGCACAAGCACAAGCGAGAGAAGAAAGACCTAAAAGACCGCAACAACAGCAACAACAAGGTCAGAATCCGAATCAAAAAGGTCCAAACCATCCACAACAAAACGGTGGAAATCCTCAAAACAGAAATCAGAACAATAACCAAAATCAGAATTCTAACCCAAACAACCCTAATCAAAACCAAAATCCTAATCAAAATCAGAACAGAAATTCTGAAAGAGAAGAAACTGAATCCAGAAAAGAATTCAATTTCGACGGAATGGTGAGTATTGAAGGTGTTTTAGAAATTCTACCAGATAACTACGGATTTTTGCGTTCTTCGGATTTCAGTTATATCTCTTCACCGGATGACGTGTATGTTTCAACTGCACAAATCAGAAATTTTGGTTTAAAAACAGGAGATACCGTAAGAGGTATTGTACGTTTACCAAAAGAAGGTGAAAAATATTTTTCATTATTAAAACCAATAGAAGTTAACGGGCGTGATTTGGCATTTATCAAGGATCGTGTTGCTTTTGAATATTTAACGCCGCTTTTCCCGGAAGAGAAATTTAATCTTTCAGGAGATAATTCTACGATGTCTACAAGAATCGTTGATTTATTTGCACCGATTGGAAAGGGTCAGAGAGCGATGATTGTTGCTCAGCCAAAAACTGGTAAAACGATGTTGCTGAAAGATATTGCTAATTCTATCGCAGCCAATCACCCAGAAGTTTATATGATGGTTCTTTTGATCGACGAACGTCCTGAAGAAGTTACCGACATGGAAAGAAGTGTAAATGCAGAAGTTATTGCTTCTACATTTGACGAAGCTGCAGATAAGCACGTTAAAGTGGCTAACCTTGTTCTTGCGAAAGCTCAAAGAATGGTAGAGTGTGGTCATGATGTAGTTATTTTATTAGATTCAATTACGAGATTAGCAAGAGCTTACAATACGGTAACTCCGGCATCAGGAAAAGTACTTTCAGGTGGTGTTGATGCAAATGCGCTACACAAACCAAAAAGATTCTTTGGTGCAGCTAGAAAAATTGAAAACGGAGGATCTTTGACAATCATTGCAACTGCATTAATTGATACAGGTTCTAAAATGGATGAAGTGATCTTTGAGGAATTCAAAGGTACCGGAAACATGGAGCTTCAATTAGACAGAAAAATCGCCAACAGAAGAATTTATCCTGCTATTGATTTGGTTTCTTCAAGCACAAGAAGAGATGATTTATTGCTGGATGAGGTAACTTCACAGAGAATGTGGATTTTCAGAAAGTATCTTTCAGAAATGAATCCTATCGAAGCGATGGAATTTGTCAACAAAAACATCAGAGGAACTCTGAACAACGAAGAATTTTTAATGTCTATGAATAGATAG
- a CDS encoding DUF4293 domain-containing protein, translating into MLQRIQTIWILLSVLAAAFLYITGQDVEVFGKAPMIGVSSIVLVLIGAFSLFSFKNRKRQIMLNNISIIINALLIGILVYWVQNLSGGIQFPEKGIEPVFPLIAVICLFIANIFIKKDERLVKSVDRLR; encoded by the coding sequence ATGTTACAAAGAATACAAACTATTTGGATTTTGCTATCCGTTTTAGCGGCGGCATTCCTATACATTACAGGACAAGATGTAGAAGTTTTCGGAAAAGCTCCGATGATCGGCGTCTCATCTATTGTTTTGGTTTTGATAGGCGCATTCAGTTTGTTTAGCTTTAAAAACAGAAAAAGACAAATCATGCTGAATAACATCAGCATCATTATAAACGCTTTGTTGATTGGTATATTGGTGTATTGGGTACAAAACTTATCCGGAGGAATACAATTTCCTGAGAAGGGTATTGAGCCGGTTTTCCCATTGATTGCGGTAATTTGTTTGTTTATAGCAAATATTTTTATCAAAAAAGATGAGAGGCTCGTAAAATCTGTAGACAGACTCCGATAA